A stretch of Sphingomonas sp. JUb134 DNA encodes these proteins:
- a CDS encoding glycoside hydrolase domain-containing protein, translating to MKRALIAAGAALAFTAPAIAREKPVDLVDPFVGTLADFGQLSPAAVAPYGMVQLGPDTNPANHAGYDYAARSLRGFSHTRAVGVGCGGGGGDLLVSLLPEGAGALVPLDKASERAGAGRYRVIYANGITADMTATRGAGLLRFTVAQTGRYMLRFDAAHAYTRRHAARLTAEGTDLQATLTAGTVCDEGAYTIHSASRITVDGTPRAATGTITGNQASLALDLRRGAVVEVRTGLSTVDAAAAAGVRDTELGTRSFATVLAGTRARWQRELSRVRIDASREQRALFYTSLFRVMQTPVAIDDPDGRHRGSDGQVHRSAPGTTRYASWALWDNYRTQMPLIAILDPDRAADIARSLVALYGEGKQRWSTRTEPFLTVRTEHAGVALLDFYRRGIRGFDARAALAGMVRESETLQRDTPDQQIEAAYDDWAVAELAGELGEQAITERFRAKALSYRKMWRSVFENLGPDADVVKARGLYQGTLWQYRWAPVFDLDWMVATLGKERFLRELDRFFADGLYNMTNQPDIHAPWLYAALGRPDKTRDLVHRYLTEPVDHPYTNAGKRPVPFRGHSFALAPQGYADGMDDDAGAMSAWYVFGALGFYPLVPGKPDLVTTAPLGKHADIAAKNPRGTSRN from the coding sequence ATGAAGCGCGCCCTGATCGCCGCCGGTGCGGCACTGGCGTTCACGGCGCCTGCAATCGCGCGCGAGAAGCCGGTCGACCTCGTCGATCCCTTCGTCGGCACTCTCGCCGATTTCGGGCAGCTCTCCCCCGCCGCCGTGGCGCCCTATGGCATGGTGCAGCTGGGACCGGACACCAATCCTGCCAACCACGCCGGGTACGACTATGCGGCCCGCAGCCTGCGCGGCTTCTCGCACACGCGTGCGGTGGGCGTGGGCTGCGGGGGCGGCGGCGGCGACCTGCTGGTCTCGCTGCTGCCGGAGGGCGCTGGAGCGCTCGTGCCGCTCGACAAGGCAAGCGAGCGCGCAGGCGCCGGGCGCTACCGGGTCATTTATGCCAACGGCATCACCGCCGACATGACCGCGACCCGCGGCGCCGGCCTGCTGCGCTTCACCGTCGCCCAAACGGGCCGCTACATGCTCCGCTTCGATGCCGCGCACGCCTACACCCGGCGCCATGCCGCCCGGCTCACCGCCGAAGGCACCGACCTGCAGGCGACCCTGACCGCCGGCACCGTCTGCGACGAGGGTGCCTATACGATCCACAGCGCGAGCCGGATCACGGTGGACGGAACGCCGCGCGCTGCCACAGGGACGATCACCGGCAACCAGGCATCGCTTGCCCTCGATCTGCGCCGCGGCGCCGTCGTGGAAGTGCGCACGGGTCTCTCGACCGTCGATGCCGCGGCGGCAGCAGGGGTGCGCGACACGGAGCTCGGCACCCGATCGTTCGCGACGGTGCTCGCGGGCACGCGTGCGCGCTGGCAGCGGGAACTGTCCCGCGTCCGCATCGACGCCTCGCGCGAGCAGCGCGCGCTGTTCTACACGTCGCTTTTCCGGGTGATGCAGACGCCGGTCGCGATTGACGATCCCGACGGCCGACACCGTGGCAGCGACGGCCAGGTGCACCGGTCTGCACCCGGTACCACCCGCTATGCCAGCTGGGCGCTGTGGGACAATTACCGGACCCAGATGCCGCTGATCGCGATCCTCGACCCCGATCGCGCCGCCGACATCGCACGCTCGCTGGTGGCGCTGTATGGCGAGGGCAAGCAGCGCTGGTCTACCCGGACCGAGCCGTTCCTGACGGTGCGCACGGAGCATGCCGGCGTCGCGCTGCTCGATTTCTACCGACGCGGCATCCGCGGCTTTGATGCGCGTGCTGCCCTCGCCGGCATGGTACGCGAAAGCGAGACGCTGCAACGCGACACCCCGGACCAGCAGATTGAAGCGGCCTATGATGACTGGGCGGTCGCCGAACTCGCCGGCGAACTGGGGGAGCAGGCGATCACGGAGCGCTTCCGCGCCAAGGCGCTCTCCTATCGGAAGATGTGGCGCTCGGTGTTCGAGAACCTCGGGCCTGATGCCGACGTCGTCAAGGCGCGGGGCCTCTATCAGGGAACGCTGTGGCAGTACCGCTGGGCGCCGGTGTTCGACCTCGACTGGATGGTGGCGACGCTCGGCAAGGAGCGCTTCCTGCGGGAGCTGGATCGCTTCTTTGCGGACGGGCTCTACAACATGACCAACCAGCCCGACATCCATGCGCCCTGGCTCTACGCGGCGCTCGGTCGTCCGGATAAGACGCGCGACCTGGTGCACCGCTACCTCACCGAGCCGGTGGACCACCCCTATACCAACGCCGGCAAGCGCCCCGTCCCCTTCCGCGGCCACAGCTTCGCGCTGGCACCGCAGGGCTATGCCGACGGGATGGACGACGACGCGGGTGCGATGTCGGCCTGGTACGTCTTCGGCGCACTCGGCTTCTACCCGCTGGTGCCGGGCAAGCCGGACCTGGTCACCACCGCACCGTTGGGGAAACACGCTGACATCGCGGCGAAGAACCCGCGCGGAACAAGCCGGAACTAG
- a CDS encoding IS630 family transposase, translated as MANAGGRPTMPLVLEAEERDYLERQVRRRRVSRSMSERCRIILRCADGIQSKVVAAELGVHEHTVGKWRRRFLKDRVEGLMDEARPGRPRTIDDDQVAAVIERTLRSTPTDATHWSIRSMAGATGFSHTTIRRIWSAFGLQPHRSETFKLSSDPLFVEKVRDIVGLYLSPPNRALVLSVDEKSQIQALDREQPVLPMMPGVPERRTHSYVRHGTTSLFAALDIASGFVIGKCYKRHRAAEFLDFLKQIDAQVPPDLDVHIIMDNYATHKTALVRAWLARRPHYHVHFTPTSASWINQVERWFAELTRKQLRRGVHTSTNQLEQDIRAFIERHNENPKPYRWTKSADEILASVKRFCQAADRTLCGEL; from the coding sequence ATGGCGAACGCGGGCGGCCGACCGACGATGCCTCTGGTGTTGGAGGCGGAGGAGCGGGACTATCTGGAGCGGCAGGTTCGCCGGCGGCGGGTGTCTCGCTCGATGTCGGAGCGGTGCCGTATTATCCTTCGCTGTGCGGACGGTATTCAGAGCAAGGTTGTCGCTGCTGAGTTGGGCGTGCACGAGCACACAGTCGGTAAGTGGCGACGGCGCTTCCTGAAGGACCGAGTTGAGGGACTGATGGACGAGGCTCGGCCCGGACGACCGAGAACGATCGACGATGATCAGGTTGCTGCCGTGATCGAGCGCACACTCCGCTCCACGCCAACTGACGCGACCCACTGGTCGATACGCTCGATGGCGGGTGCGACCGGCTTCTCCCACACGACGATCCGGCGCATCTGGTCGGCCTTTGGGCTGCAACCGCATCGGTCGGAGACGTTCAAGCTGTCGAGCGATCCCCTGTTCGTGGAAAAGGTCCGCGACATTGTCGGGCTCTATCTCTCCCCGCCTAACCGCGCGTTGGTGCTCAGCGTCGACGAGAAGAGCCAGATCCAGGCGCTCGATCGAGAGCAGCCGGTCCTGCCGATGATGCCAGGAGTACCCGAGCGGCGCACTCACAGTTACGTCCGTCACGGCACGACCTCGCTGTTCGCAGCGCTCGACATCGCTTCGGGGTTCGTGATCGGCAAATGCTACAAGCGTCATCGCGCCGCCGAGTTTCTGGACTTCCTTAAGCAGATCGACGCCCAGGTGCCGCCCGATCTCGATGTCCACATCATCATGGACAATTACGCGACCCACAAAACCGCGCTCGTCCGGGCCTGGCTCGCCCGCAGGCCGCACTATCATGTGCATTTCACGCCGACTTCGGCTTCGTGGATCAACCAGGTCGAGCGCTGGTTTGCCGAACTTACCCGCAAGCAACTGCGCCGCGGCGTCCATACCTCCACCAATCAGCTCGAGCAGGACATCCGTGCCTTCATCGAGCGCCACAACGAGAACCCGAAGCCCTACCGATGGACCAAGTCCGCCGACGAGATACTCGCCTCCGTAAAGCGCTTCTGCCAAGCCGCAGACCGTACGTTATGCGGCGAACTTTAG
- a CDS encoding IS110 family transposase → MDISVLGIDLGKNSCSVVGLDAIGKVVVRRRMRRETVITYAATLPACVVAMEACCGAHHMGRALARQGHAVRLMSPEYVRPYVKAQKNDDRDAEAIAEAATRPTMRFVELKTEEQLDMQTLHRIRDQLVGDRTSLMNQIRSLLLERGYIVPQGRAKLALRLGEMLDGDEPVLGSRIHRLVSDMRLRWSALDERIADLDAEFTDAARADERTRRLLTIPGIGALNATALVAAIGDARTFGRGRDLAAWLGLVPRQATTGGKPRLLGITKRGSRYLRKNLIQGARASLPVMSKSDTRLGAWLRGLLSRSHHNTVVVALAAKMARIVWALLRHERTYDPVAQAA, encoded by the coding sequence ATGGACATTTCTGTGCTCGGGATCGATCTTGGCAAGAACAGCTGCAGCGTGGTTGGGCTGGACGCAATTGGCAAGGTTGTCGTCCGCCGACGAATGCGGCGCGAGACAGTCATCACCTACGCGGCGACCTTGCCGGCCTGCGTTGTGGCGATGGAGGCCTGCTGCGGTGCGCATCACATGGGACGTGCCTTGGCGCGACAAGGCCATGCGGTACGATTGATGTCGCCGGAATACGTCCGCCCTTACGTCAAGGCGCAGAAAAACGATGATCGTGATGCCGAGGCGATCGCCGAGGCGGCGACACGGCCGACTATGCGGTTTGTCGAGCTAAAGACCGAGGAGCAACTCGACATGCAGACGCTCCATCGTATCCGTGACCAGCTTGTCGGAGACCGCACCTCCCTGATGAACCAGATCAGGAGCCTCCTCCTCGAACGCGGTTACATCGTCCCACAGGGGCGTGCAAAGCTTGCCCTTCGGCTGGGTGAGATGCTGGATGGTGACGAACCGGTACTCGGCTCCCGCATTCACCGGCTGGTGAGCGACATGCGCCTGCGCTGGAGCGCGCTCGACGAACGGATCGCAGATCTCGATGCCGAGTTCACCGATGCGGCTCGGGCGGATGAACGGACACGGCGATTGCTGACCATTCCCGGCATCGGTGCGCTTAATGCCACTGCGCTGGTGGCAGCGATCGGGGATGCCCGGACCTTCGGGCGCGGGCGCGACCTTGCCGCATGGCTGGGCTTGGTGCCGCGGCAGGCAACGACCGGAGGCAAGCCGCGGTTGCTCGGTATCACCAAACGTGGGAGCCGTTACCTGCGCAAGAACCTGATCCAAGGTGCGCGTGCGTCCCTGCCGGTCATGAGCAAGAGCGATACGCGACTTGGCGCCTGGCTGCGCGGTCTCCTCTCACGTTCTCATCACAACACCGTCGTGGTGGCATTGGCCGCCAAGATGGCGCGTATCGTGTGGGCGCTGCTGCGACACGAGCGCACCTACGATCCGGTTGCACAAGCAGCCTGA
- a CDS encoding membrane-bound PQQ-dependent dehydrogenase, glucose/quinate/shikimate family has protein sequence MTDSRTSSFGSPPSQVQAGPETRRWGSWGSIVVGAVIALIGLILAAGGAWLAMLGGSLYYLVVGVAMAVAGALLIKGRLAGGWLYLGIVAVTFIWAWWESGPDAWALVPRIVAPVVLLVAVLLVMPTLSWRRNRWQLALGGVAAAVLVTGVNLWVADANAPNPIWSQLPAPGTAGMADPSGQQVGADWPAYGGTYSARRYSPLAQINPANVGKLERAWLIHTGDLPKSEKIRNTYGAETTPLKIGDTLYLCTPKNIMIALEAATGRERWRYDPKVPDEAIPYTAACRGVVYYAVPGMAADQVCATRIIEGTLDARLIAVDARSGRLCPDFGTNGQTDAKVGMGEVPPGFVSINSPPTLVRGVLVTGHQVLDGQDRWAPSGVIQGFDARTGQLRWAWDMMNPQWSGYPPEGQTWARGTPNMWTIASGDEQLGLVYLPMGNAAVDYYSSLRRPEEKRFATSLVAIDVTTGKPRWRFQAVRNDVWDYDFGAQATLVDFKGTPALVLPSKQGDIYVLDRRNGRALTPVGAIRAPSGGVEPEQRAATQPVSLWHTLRKPDLAERDMWGMSPIDQMICRIQYRKASYKGFFTPPEAGRHSIEYPGYNGGTDWGGIAVDPQRGVIVANYNDMPNYVTLVPRAEANKRGWAPRDQARGDIGGAEGAGDPQANTPYAVDVNAGWRNKFWPFSKNGTGMLCKEPPYGGIRAINMADGKIIWDRAFGTARTNGPFGIPSMLPFTIGTPNNGGAVVTAGGLVFIAAATDNLIRAIDLRTGKTIWQDVLPGGGQATPMTYEANGKQYLVIMAGGHHFMETPVSDALIAYALPD, from the coding sequence GTGACCGACTCCAGAACCTCTTCCTTCGGCAGTCCCCCTTCGCAAGTGCAGGCGGGTCCAGAGACACGCCGGTGGGGTAGCTGGGGTTCGATCGTCGTCGGCGCCGTGATCGCGCTGATCGGACTGATCCTGGCGGCAGGAGGCGCATGGCTCGCCATGCTGGGCGGGTCCCTTTATTATCTGGTCGTCGGCGTCGCGATGGCGGTGGCAGGCGCTCTGCTCATCAAGGGGCGGCTTGCCGGCGGCTGGCTGTATCTCGGCATCGTTGCTGTCACCTTCATATGGGCATGGTGGGAATCGGGTCCGGATGCCTGGGCGCTGGTGCCGCGGATCGTCGCGCCCGTCGTGCTGCTGGTCGCCGTGCTGCTCGTGATGCCGACGCTGAGCTGGCGGCGTAACCGCTGGCAGCTGGCGCTGGGCGGCGTGGCGGCGGCGGTGCTGGTCACCGGGGTGAACCTGTGGGTGGCGGACGCCAATGCGCCCAATCCGATCTGGAGCCAGCTGCCCGCACCCGGCACCGCCGGGATGGCAGATCCGTCCGGTCAGCAGGTCGGCGCCGACTGGCCGGCCTATGGCGGCACGTACAGCGCCCGGCGCTACTCGCCGCTGGCGCAGATCAATCCGGCAAACGTCGGCAAGCTGGAGCGAGCGTGGTTGATCCACACCGGCGACCTGCCGAAGTCGGAGAAAATCCGGAACACCTATGGCGCGGAGACGACGCCGCTGAAGATCGGCGACACGCTCTATCTGTGCACCCCCAAGAATATCATGATTGCGCTGGAGGCGGCGACCGGCCGGGAGCGCTGGCGCTACGATCCCAAGGTGCCGGACGAGGCAATTCCCTATACCGCCGCGTGCCGCGGCGTCGTCTATTATGCGGTTCCGGGCATGGCAGCCGACCAGGTTTGTGCGACCCGGATCATCGAAGGCACGCTCGACGCGCGCCTGATCGCCGTGGATGCACGCAGCGGCCGGCTCTGCCCGGACTTCGGCACCAACGGCCAGACGGACGCGAAGGTCGGCATGGGAGAGGTGCCGCCGGGCTTCGTCTCGATCAATTCGCCGCCGACGCTGGTGCGCGGGGTGCTGGTGACCGGGCATCAGGTGCTCGATGGACAGGACCGCTGGGCGCCCTCTGGCGTGATCCAGGGCTTCGACGCGCGCACCGGTCAGCTGCGCTGGGCGTGGGACATGATGAACCCGCAGTGGAGCGGCTATCCGCCCGAGGGCCAGACCTGGGCACGCGGCACCCCCAACATGTGGACGATCGCTTCGGGCGACGAGCAGCTGGGTCTGGTCTATCTTCCGATGGGCAATGCGGCGGTGGATTATTACTCCAGCCTGCGCCGGCCGGAGGAGAAGCGGTTCGCAACCTCGCTGGTCGCGATCGACGTGACCACGGGCAAGCCCCGCTGGCGCTTCCAGGCGGTGCGCAACGACGTATGGGACTATGACTTCGGCGCACAGGCGACGCTCGTCGATTTCAAGGGCACTCCGGCGCTGGTGCTGCCGTCGAAGCAAGGCGACATCTATGTGCTCGACCGCCGCAACGGTCGTGCGCTGACGCCGGTGGGCGCGATCCGCGCCCCCTCGGGCGGCGTCGAGCCGGAGCAGCGCGCCGCCACCCAGCCGGTGTCGCTGTGGCACACGCTGCGCAAGCCCGACCTGGCCGAGCGCGACATGTGGGGCATGTCGCCCATCGACCAGATGATCTGCCGCATCCAGTACCGTAAGGCGAGCTACAAGGGCTTCTTCACGCCGCCCGAGGCCGGGCGTCACTCGATCGAATACCCCGGCTATAACGGCGGCACCGATTGGGGCGGCATCGCGGTCGATCCACAGCGCGGGGTGATCGTCGCCAATTACAACGACATGCCCAACTACGTCACGCTGGTGCCCCGCGCCGAGGCGAACAAGCGGGGCTGGGCGCCGCGCGATCAGGCGCGCGGCGACATCGGCGGCGCGGAGGGTGCCGGCGATCCGCAGGCGAACACGCCCTATGCGGTCGACGTGAATGCCGGCTGGCGCAACAAGTTCTGGCCGTTCTCGAAGAACGGCACCGGCATGCTGTGCAAGGAGCCTCCCTATGGCGGCATCCGGGCGATCAACATGGCCGACGGCAAGATCATCTGGGATCGTGCGTTCGGGACCGCACGCACCAACGGGCCGTTCGGTATTCCCTCGATGCTGCCCTTCACCATCGGCACGCCCAACAACGGTGGCGCGGTGGTGACCGCCGGCGGACTGGTGTTCATCGCCGCGGCCACCGACAATCTGATCCGGGCGATCGACCTGCGCACCGGCAAGACGATCTGGCAGGATGTGCTGCCGGGCGGCGGCCAGGCGACGCCGATGACCTATGAAGCGAACGGCAAGCAGTATCTGGTGATCATGGCGGGCGGACACCACTTCATGGAAACGCCGGTCAGCGACGCGCTGATCGCCTATGCGCTGCCCGATTGA